A genome region from Arachidicoccus soli includes the following:
- a CDS encoding FecR family protein, translating into MNQLLHIQDLIHKVEEKTVTQQELDELLQWIDSEEGLQHAFWVCEQLGMSTDIYQTEYKDANNKNYANALANRVLSADKILSITQRKRKLLVQSIHKKYWPKMAAAVAACAIIAFSLWIYVSRSMQSNLQQVAKTSTNTAILPGGNKAILTLSNGKKIVLDSVSNGLLAKQGNINVLKLSSGQIVYKEAIKNVIETVHYNTMSTPRGGQYSIALPDGTKVWLNAASSITYPTMFSGNTRVVSITGEAYFEVAKNPNKPFIVKTPRDMQVQVLGTHFNINAYTDESTIKTTLLEGAVKVTSPHGLQRLVPGEQAQLAESGNLKLLKDVAVEDVVGWKEGIFDFNNADISSVMRQLSRWYDVDIHYEGSNIPTDLFSGIIRRDNSIQQVLKMLETTLRVNFAIKGKSIFVSS; encoded by the coding sequence TTGAATCAACTATTGCATATACAAGATTTAATTCACAAAGTAGAAGAAAAAACTGTTACTCAGCAAGAGCTCGATGAACTATTGCAATGGATAGACAGTGAAGAAGGTCTTCAGCATGCTTTTTGGGTTTGCGAACAATTGGGTATGTCAACCGATATTTATCAAACGGAATATAAGGATGCCAATAATAAGAATTATGCAAATGCATTAGCTAATCGAGTATTGAGTGCAGATAAAATTTTGTCTATAACTCAAAGAAAAAGGAAACTTTTAGTTCAATCAATACATAAAAAATATTGGCCAAAGATGGCCGCAGCTGTTGCAGCTTGTGCTATAATCGCCTTTTCTTTATGGATATATGTTTCGAGATCTATGCAAAGCAATCTGCAGCAAGTCGCAAAAACATCTACTAATACAGCTATATTACCTGGAGGAAATAAAGCGATTCTTACTTTGAGTAATGGTAAAAAAATAGTTTTGGATAGTGTCAGTAATGGATTGCTTGCCAAACAAGGTAATATTAATGTATTGAAACTATCGAGTGGGCAGATTGTATATAAAGAAGCGATAAAAAATGTGATAGAAACGGTACATTACAATACGATGTCCACTCCAAGAGGCGGACAATATTCTATTGCCTTACCTGACGGAACTAAAGTATGGTTAAATGCTGCTTCCAGCATTACTTATCCTACCATGTTCTCTGGTAATACACGAGTGGTGAGCATTACAGGCGAAGCGTATTTTGAGGTTGCTAAAAACCCCAACAAACCCTTTATCGTAAAAACGCCTCGGGATATGCAAGTACAAGTATTGGGCACACATTTTAATATCAATGCTTATACTGATGAATCTACGATAAAAACTACTCTATTGGAAGGTGCCGTAAAAGTGACATCTCCTCATGGATTGCAGAGGTTAGTGCCTGGTGAGCAAGCTCAACTTGCCGAGAGTGGCAATTTAAAACTGCTGAAAGATGTAGCTGTGGAAGATGTGGTGGGTTGGAAAGAAGGTATTTTTGATTTTAATAATGCTGATATATCATCTGTAATGCGTCAGTTAAGTAGATGGTATGATGTAGATATACACTATGAAGGCAGTAATATCCCTACTGATTTATTTTCTGGAATTATTAGGAGAGATAATAGTATTCAACAAGTACTGAAAATGCTAGAAACTACATTGAGAGTGAACTTTGCCATAAAAGGGAAATCTATATTTGTAAGTAGTTAA
- a CDS encoding TonB-dependent receptor: protein MHSKANYVLSARDFIKTLQITKTIAALLFIIAILQCGKTNAQSITLSEHNQPVQTVFKEVWKQSGLQFVYTNKILEGAKPITINVKNASLSEVLRICFKDQPFIYTQTDKAIILQRKEVQAVKISSEKGNSEGEVHGFITDSTGKPLEGASIVVKGSKYGTLTNSRGEYILENVPEMATLVFSYIGMVDQEVKVDGRASISVVLKSQASTMDDIVVIGYGKQKREFLTASISTVTGAELVKSPVANLSTALKGQLAGLVALQSSGKPGSDGSTLTVRGIGTYTGNNAPLILVDGIARDTYDDIDPNEVATISVLRDASATAVYGVRGANGVILITTKRGSIGAPKISLTGQTAISSFTNVPSFANSYDYATLINEKAKENYWVNHANDPDITTWDQFLQKRDANWTNDGSLTYSADDLKYFQNAHTPKLANGKPNPLYDPYFHPDVDWKQKLFKKYAPMVQGNANISGGSKFMKYFVSLGYLNQGGLFKTDYMAYPNQMQFSKNRYNLRGNFDFDVTSDLKIAVNIGTEFVTITGMDNDDYIWEKKILWSSPMSSPGMINGRYVENITQGGNDQYNPMYAMESEDSWNVTNNSILNSSINAVYKLDRITRGLSIKGLASYDSYFSSRSYGKYVPILWQIRPNPSGDKLDPIYSQFNDAQPPTINSDFNLAKWRKLYGELSLNYDRSFGAHTFSGLILASREKKFDPTLEYDLPHAYEGLTSRVNYNYAGKYILEYDMGYNGSENFPDGKRFGYFPSYSAAWLLSNESFFHKNDLINFVKLKGSYGEVGNDNITPAGSSTPARYLYLPDTWKQDGGYNFGDLNNRHYINGVDENVIGNPNVTWEVSKEMNLALEMHFFKDKLSVTYEYFRNHRSNILSYRGTVPSIVAANLPPYNLGSVESWGSNIEFTYNDHVGDFNFYIRGNGAIAKNKILYQDEAILPGFEYQAATGRPVGQQLLLKSEGLYTSWSQLYNIDNNGNPILSQPVLALKNGKPYTNGNGQPVYQKDLGYGGSVLQPGNIRFEDVNGDGVIDDKDKIRTGQTANPEYNFGVTLGFNYKGFDVSALFAGIAGVARGGMSEAHINKQQAIFAVDLNRFSLDRYNAGDKIDFPIADYNQNAAGAGAYNAGSTFFNINTSYVRLQNLAIGYTFRGLIMKKIGIQSTRLYVTGDNLYTWSANKIWGDPENLGNIGYPLTKTYNVGINVNF from the coding sequence ATGCATTCTAAGGCAAACTATGTCTTATCCGCAAGGGATTTTATCAAAACGTTACAAATCACCAAGACCATTGCTGCGTTGTTATTTATTATTGCGATACTACAGTGTGGCAAAACCAATGCGCAAAGTATAACCCTTTCGGAACATAACCAACCCGTCCAAACTGTCTTCAAAGAAGTGTGGAAACAAAGCGGCTTGCAATTTGTTTATACAAATAAAATACTTGAAGGAGCCAAGCCGATAACGATAAATGTAAAAAATGCATCTTTGAGCGAGGTACTCCGAATCTGCTTCAAAGACCAGCCATTTATTTACACGCAGACAGACAAAGCTATTATCTTACAGCGCAAAGAAGTACAGGCAGTAAAAATATCTTCCGAAAAAGGAAATTCTGAGGGAGAGGTCCACGGTTTTATTACAGACTCTACAGGCAAGCCTTTAGAGGGCGCTTCAATAGTAGTTAAAGGTTCCAAGTATGGAACATTGACGAATAGTCGTGGAGAATACATACTAGAGAACGTACCGGAGATGGCCACCTTGGTTTTTTCCTATATTGGAATGGTTGATCAGGAAGTAAAAGTTGATGGACGAGCAAGTATTTCTGTTGTGCTGAAAAGTCAGGCATCTACAATGGATGATATTGTAGTAATTGGCTATGGAAAACAGAAAAGAGAATTTCTTACCGCATCTATCAGTACCGTTACGGGTGCTGAATTGGTAAAGTCGCCTGTGGCTAATTTAAGTACCGCATTAAAAGGTCAATTAGCGGGACTTGTAGCCTTACAGAGTTCAGGCAAACCTGGCTCAGATGGTTCGACGCTTACAGTTAGAGGGATCGGTACTTATACGGGTAATAATGCCCCACTCATATTGGTGGATGGTATTGCTAGAGATACTTATGATGATATAGACCCTAATGAAGTGGCTACTATTAGCGTTTTAAGAGATGCATCTGCTACAGCAGTATATGGAGTACGTGGTGCTAATGGGGTTATTCTTATTACGACAAAAAGAGGTTCAATTGGTGCGCCAAAAATTAGTTTGACAGGTCAAACAGCTATTTCGTCTTTCACCAATGTGCCCAGTTTTGCTAATTCTTATGATTACGCCACCCTAATAAATGAAAAAGCAAAAGAAAATTATTGGGTAAATCATGCTAATGATCCTGATATTACTACATGGGATCAGTTTTTACAAAAAAGAGATGCCAATTGGACAAATGATGGTTCACTAACCTACAGTGCCGATGATTTAAAATATTTTCAAAATGCCCATACACCCAAACTAGCAAATGGTAAACCCAATCCATTGTACGATCCATACTTTCATCCCGATGTAGATTGGAAACAGAAATTATTTAAAAAATATGCGCCAATGGTGCAAGGGAATGCCAATATTAGCGGTGGTTCAAAGTTTATGAAATACTTTGTTTCATTGGGTTATCTTAATCAAGGAGGATTGTTTAAAACTGATTATATGGCCTATCCTAACCAAATGCAGTTTTCTAAAAATCGTTATAATCTTCGAGGGAATTTTGATTTTGATGTAACCTCAGATTTGAAGATTGCAGTCAATATAGGAACCGAGTTTGTTACGATTACCGGCATGGATAATGACGATTATATCTGGGAAAAAAAGATTTTGTGGTCATCTCCGATGAGCTCTCCCGGAATGATAAATGGAAGATATGTTGAAAATATTACCCAAGGTGGCAATGACCAATACAATCCTATGTACGCAATGGAATCAGAAGATTCTTGGAATGTTACCAATAACAGTATTTTAAATTCTTCCATTAATGCAGTATATAAACTTGATCGTATAACTCGGGGTTTATCCATCAAAGGATTGGCTTCTTATGATAGTTATTTTTCTAGTCGTTCTTATGGTAAATATGTTCCCATTCTTTGGCAAATCAGACCCAATCCTAGTGGAGATAAATTAGATCCGATTTATTCTCAATTCAATGATGCACAGCCACCTACCATTAATTCTGATTTTAATTTGGCAAAATGGCGTAAACTTTATGGAGAATTATCTTTAAACTATGATCGTAGTTTTGGTGCGCATACTTTTAGCGGCTTAATCTTAGCTAGTAGAGAAAAGAAATTTGACCCTACATTGGAGTACGATTTGCCTCATGCATATGAAGGTCTTACTTCAAGAGTAAATTATAATTATGCCGGGAAATATATATTAGAGTATGATATGGGCTATAATGGTTCGGAAAATTTCCCCGATGGAAAAAGATTCGGCTATTTCCCTTCTTATTCAGCAGCTTGGTTATTAAGCAATGAGTCTTTTTTTCATAAAAATGATTTAATCAATTTTGTGAAATTAAAAGGCTCCTATGGAGAAGTGGGAAATGATAATATAACTCCTGCCGGAAGTTCAACGCCTGCGCGTTATCTCTATTTGCCAGACACCTGGAAGCAAGATGGGGGTTACAATTTTGGTGATTTAAATAATAGACATTATATCAATGGTGTAGATGAAAATGTGATTGGTAATCCAAATGTAACATGGGAAGTATCTAAGGAAATGAACTTAGCGCTTGAGATGCATTTTTTCAAAGATAAACTCTCTGTTACTTATGAATATTTTAGAAACCATCGCTCCAATATACTTTCTTATCGTGGTACTGTTCCCAGTATTGTTGCTGCCAACCTTCCTCCTTATAATTTAGGTAGTGTTGAAAGTTGGGGAAGTAATATAGAATTTACTTATAATGATCACGTAGGTGATTTTAATTTCTATATAAGAGGTAATGGTGCCATCGCTAAGAATAAAATATTGTATCAAGATGAAGCTATTCTGCCCGGATTTGAATACCAAGCTGCAACTGGTCGTCCTGTTGGCCAACAATTGTTGTTAAAATCAGAAGGTTTATATACTTCATGGTCTCAACTTTATAATATTGATAATAATGGGAACCCTATACTTTCGCAACCTGTATTAGCATTGAAAAATGGTAAGCCTTATACCAATGGCAATGGGCAGCCGGTTTATCAAAAAGATTTAGGATATGGAGGAAGTGTGTTGCAGCCCGGTAATATTCGTTTTGAGGATGTTAATGGTGATGGTGTAATTGATGATAAGGATAAAATCAGAACAGGTCAAACAGCAAATCCTGAATATAATTTTGGCGTTACACTTGGTTTCAATTATAAAGGATTCGATGTTTCTGCTTTGTTTGCAGGCATTGCTGGTGTTGCCAGAGGAGGTATGAGCGAAGCACATATCAATAAACAACAAGCTATTTTTGCAGTTGATCTTAATCGTTTTTCTTTGGACAGATATAATGCTGGCGATAAAATAGATTTTCCAATTGCCGATTATAATCAGAATGCTGCAGGTGCTGGCGCATACAATGCCGGTAGTACCTTTTTTAATATCAATACTTCTTATGTCCGCCTGCAAAATCTTGCTATAGGTTATACTTTCAGGGGATTAATCATGAAGAAGATAGGTATTCAATCAACACGACTTTATGTGACAGGAGATAACCTATATACTTGGTCTGCTAATAAAATATGGGGAGATCCTGAAAATCTTGGCAATATAGGTTATCCATTGACCAAGACATATAATGTAGGAATAAACGTAAACTTCTAA
- a CDS encoding RagB/SusD family nutrient uptake outer membrane protein: protein MRKKYIIAVFFCALFTGLLLMSCNKNFLEKPRGGTFTVDTVFRTKLNADGAISQMYNLCIPNGLVQNGSNDIPRPDAPTDEIYYIHPTYDWVGATQNLATFCTGNETVDATIDMGGFGSHYSGIRQANLVIKHIGEVTDADGTYKSQAIGQALFCRAIQHFELFRQYGGIPLVTEPLDGTQKLDIRRSSVATTVDSIVSWCDQAAALLPPTWGVADYGRITSLAAKALKARVLLYAASPLYNTPSTMQTEISGIRFGNAHDSVLAYPTYDKGRWLIAAKAAKDVIDAAPSSNVALYNTGKPLTTPNDDSYAGLGDYEAVSNVYANNEMILVNTKNQDAKGGFFWGNWLSSKVREGQWSVKNNVPIEFMQQYEKRDGSSWTLPLSSTGDDLPTWIKSLNLDPRFYQTVLYDGMWYNSTRGVLTYYLGDGGKYPTTNFGSSDAGPDGYALETYKFIARIDNFNDAHFAWPVFRLAEFYLSYAEALNEYQGPSGDPTHYINLIRERAGMPDENISSQDDFRVAVHNERTIELAYEGFRLNDLERWLTAYSVLNETLHGIQTTANASSGSLKRNWKVVSFMTRVFPKKYYYMPFPSADVSENYLGDGSSWNGQNPGW from the coding sequence ATGAGAAAAAAATATATCATAGCAGTGTTCTTTTGCGCTCTCTTTACCGGACTGCTGCTAATGAGTTGTAATAAAAATTTTTTAGAAAAACCACGTGGAGGTACTTTTACGGTAGATACCGTTTTTCGTACAAAGCTTAATGCAGATGGAGCAATATCGCAAATGTACAATCTTTGTATCCCGAACGGGCTTGTTCAAAATGGTTCCAACGATATTCCTAGACCCGATGCTCCTACGGATGAGATTTATTATATACATCCGACTTACGACTGGGTAGGTGCTACGCAGAATCTAGCTACTTTTTGCACAGGCAATGAAACGGTTGATGCCACTATTGATATGGGTGGTTTTGGTAGTCATTATTCGGGTATTCGTCAGGCGAATTTAGTAATAAAGCATATTGGTGAAGTTACTGATGCGGATGGGACTTATAAATCACAAGCGATTGGTCAAGCACTGTTTTGTAGGGCAATACAGCATTTTGAATTATTCAGACAATATGGTGGTATTCCTCTTGTTACGGAGCCTTTGGATGGTACGCAGAAGTTAGATATTCGTCGCAGTTCAGTGGCTACAACTGTTGATAGCATTGTAAGTTGGTGCGATCAAGCAGCTGCCTTATTACCTCCTACTTGGGGTGTTGCAGATTACGGTAGAATTACTAGTTTAGCCGCTAAAGCACTAAAGGCAAGAGTGCTATTATATGCAGCTAGCCCATTATACAATACACCTTCTACAATGCAGACAGAGATTAGCGGAATAAGATTTGGAAATGCGCATGATTCTGTTTTAGCTTATCCTACTTATGATAAAGGGCGTTGGTTAATAGCGGCAAAGGCTGCAAAGGATGTGATAGATGCTGCGCCTAGTTCTAATGTAGCACTTTATAATACAGGCAAACCCTTGACAACACCAAATGATGATTCCTATGCAGGGCTTGGGGATTACGAAGCCGTTTCAAACGTATATGCCAACAATGAAATGATATTGGTGAATACAAAGAATCAGGATGCGAAGGGTGGTTTCTTTTGGGGTAACTGGCTTTCTTCTAAAGTTAGAGAAGGTCAATGGTCAGTCAAAAATAATGTTCCCATTGAATTTATGCAACAATATGAAAAACGCGATGGTTCTTCTTGGACATTACCCCTTAGTAGTACAGGCGATGATCTCCCGACTTGGATTAAAAGTTTAAATCTCGATCCTCGTTTTTATCAAACGGTTTTATACGATGGTATGTGGTATAACTCGACCAGAGGTGTATTAACTTATTATCTTGGAGATGGTGGGAAATATCCAACTACTAACTTTGGATCTAGTGATGCAGGCCCTGATGGTTATGCGCTAGAAACGTACAAGTTTATAGCAAGGATTGATAATTTTAACGATGCACATTTCGCTTGGCCCGTTTTTCGACTTGCAGAGTTTTATCTAAGTTATGCGGAAGCACTGAATGAATACCAAGGGCCTTCTGGAGATCCTACTCATTATATTAATCTTATTAGGGAAAGAGCAGGTATGCCTGATGAAAATATTTCTTCACAAGATGACTTTAGAGTTGCAGTGCACAACGAACGTACGATTGAATTGGCATATGAAGGATTTAGACTCAATGATTTGGAAAGATGGTTAACCGCTTATTCGGTATTGAATGAAACATTGCATGGTATACAAACTACAGCCAATGCAAGCTCCGGAAGTTTAAAGAGAAACTGGAAAGTAGTCTCTTTTATGACCCGAGTATTCCCTAAAAAATATTATTATATGCCCTTCCCATCGGCAGATGTCAGCGAAAATTATTTAGGCGATGGAAGTTCTTGGAATGGTCAAAACCCGGGCTGGTAA
- a CDS encoding SusC/RagA family TonB-linked outer membrane protein, giving the protein MIIQYKKIWGLAVAFFSLVTANAQLSESHKIDSSKADSSINNLVDLGLRKEKAWRTTGATFTLQGKELTQMFKGNLLNTLQGRIPGLTVVTGSGEPGYDNPTLYVRGQSSWNIQGNQLVVLLDGFQVDLSALSALSSNEIESVTLLKDAAATAMFGLKGGAGVLSIRTKVGKVLPKNELVLNARYGVQSLINHPEVMDAYNYTTFYNQALVNDGFLPKYPNPELYKATNDPIHPNVDWYNQMLNNSSAIQDYNLSFRGGTKTARYFVLMDYENYTGLYKNATAIDKDFGTNAKYNKFNLRANVEINLSKNLLVTTNISGVTEDRNTPSGFTASQLFNNLMMLPSAAFPVKNPNGTWGNSSVYNFNPVELLQQNGIYSSHTRTLQTDFSFKQKLDAITKGLNFIGGVSFNNQYAGYYQTLFQVKSYEITKDANDMAVLDDSGNVVYKTIGTNSPGSSTDVGTQHWNRNTSRLGFNYDRNFGKSTITGVLLGNRQSYLHNGQYYAVRTQGLSTNITYDYSQKYVVDFSGAYMGSADFAPGHRYGLFPAVGIAWIASKEDFLKNSNAINYLKVRASYGSTGNINENYRFLYEEMANGANGWIVGSSNTSKGGKAIGQMANANASWELKTTFNVGIDLQLWKNLSATIDAFSEKRTGIFQIPSADVPDFTGFSLPYINSGIVQNKGIEAVLGYKSNGESFQYHVNGTVSFARNKIIQKSENAQPFSRLYQAGYAIGQEKGLVFDGFYQEADFNPDGSLKSGIASSSFANVKPGDIKYKDLDGNGIINQYDMKPFGYNNVPEITLGLNLGFNYKGFDFNAFVQGVMNRTVNLLTTAYNYTHPFVNNNNITVFSANSWTPETAQTATTPRLSTLSNANNNQPSNFWLRNGNFFKLRSIELGYTLPQKGALKKFNSIRLFVNGTDLFTFNKIDGLEPENLSMGYPLTKVVNFGFNMKF; this is encoded by the coding sequence ATGATAATACAATATAAAAAAATATGGGGGTTAGCAGTTGCGTTTTTTAGCTTAGTTACTGCTAATGCACAATTATCCGAAAGTCATAAGATAGACTCTTCAAAAGCGGATAGCAGTATCAATAATCTTGTAGATTTAGGATTGAGAAAAGAAAAAGCATGGAGAACTACAGGAGCTACCTTTACGCTGCAAGGAAAAGAACTTACCCAAATGTTTAAAGGTAATTTGCTGAATACTTTGCAAGGACGTATTCCTGGGCTTACAGTAGTTACAGGATCGGGAGAACCGGGTTACGACAACCCTACACTATATGTTAGAGGACAGAGTAGCTGGAATATACAAGGAAATCAATTAGTGGTTTTATTAGATGGGTTTCAAGTCGATTTAAGTGCGCTAAGCGCTTTGTCATCTAATGAGATTGAATCTGTCACATTACTAAAAGATGCCGCCGCAACAGCTATGTTTGGGTTAAAAGGAGGTGCGGGTGTCTTAAGTATTCGTACAAAGGTGGGGAAAGTGTTACCCAAAAATGAGCTGGTATTAAATGCGCGTTATGGTGTGCAAAGTCTCATTAATCATCCGGAAGTAATGGATGCATATAATTACACAACTTTTTACAATCAAGCTTTAGTAAACGACGGATTCTTACCTAAATATCCAAATCCTGAATTATATAAAGCAACTAATGATCCGATTCATCCGAATGTTGATTGGTATAATCAGATGTTGAATAATAGTTCTGCAATTCAAGATTATAATCTTTCTTTTCGAGGTGGTACTAAGACTGCCAGATATTTTGTTTTAATGGATTATGAGAACTATACAGGGTTATATAAAAATGCAACTGCAATTGATAAAGACTTTGGTACTAACGCTAAATATAACAAATTTAATCTTCGTGCTAATGTAGAAATTAATTTGAGCAAAAATCTATTGGTTACGACCAATATTTCGGGAGTTACAGAAGATCGAAATACACCTTCAGGGTTTACTGCTTCCCAATTGTTTAATAATTTAATGATGCTTCCTAGCGCAGCTTTTCCTGTAAAAAATCCCAATGGAACTTGGGGAAATAGTTCAGTGTACAATTTTAATCCGGTAGAGTTGCTTCAACAGAATGGTATTTATAGTTCGCATACTAGAACGCTACAAACGGATTTTAGTTTTAAACAAAAATTAGATGCTATCACTAAAGGGCTCAACTTTATTGGAGGTGTGTCTTTCAATAATCAATATGCAGGTTATTATCAAACACTTTTTCAGGTAAAAAGTTACGAGATTACCAAAGATGCAAACGACATGGCTGTTTTGGACGATAGTGGGAATGTGGTCTATAAAACTATTGGAACTAATTCTCCGGGTTCTTCGACTGATGTGGGAACACAACATTGGAATAGAAATACATCGCGATTGGGATTTAATTATGATCGTAATTTCGGCAAAAGTACGATCACAGGTGTATTGTTAGGGAATCGACAAAGTTATCTTCATAATGGACAATATTATGCTGTGCGCACACAAGGATTATCGACCAATATTACTTATGATTATTCACAAAAATATGTGGTTGATTTTTCTGGAGCATATATGGGATCTGCAGATTTTGCACCAGGTCACCGATATGGGTTATTCCCTGCAGTAGGCATTGCCTGGATAGCATCTAAAGAGGATTTTTTGAAAAATAGTAATGCTATCAATTATCTTAAAGTAAGAGCCTCTTATGGTTCTACAGGCAATATTAATGAAAATTATCGCTTCTTATATGAAGAGATGGCCAATGGGGCTAATGGCTGGATTGTGGGTAGCAGTAATACTTCAAAAGGAGGGAAGGCTATAGGCCAAATGGCAAATGCCAATGCGTCCTGGGAATTAAAGACCACATTCAATGTTGGCATTGATTTACAATTATGGAAAAATTTATCGGCCACGATAGATGCCTTTAGTGAAAAACGCACAGGCATTTTTCAAATACCTTCTGCTGATGTGCCTGATTTTACTGGCTTCTCACTTCCTTATATTAATAGTGGTATTGTTCAAAATAAAGGAATCGAAGCTGTATTGGGATATAAAAGTAATGGTGAAAGTTTTCAATATCATGTGAATGGAACTGTTTCTTTTGCTCGAAATAAAATCATTCAAAAATCTGAAAATGCACAGCCTTTTAGCCGACTGTATCAAGCTGGTTATGCTATTGGACAAGAAAAAGGATTGGTGTTTGATGGCTTTTATCAAGAAGCTGATTTTAATCCAGACGGGAGTTTGAAGAGCGGTATAGCTAGTTCTTCTTTTGCTAATGTAAAACCCGGTGATATAAAATATAAGGATTTAGATGGCAATGGTATCATCAATCAATATGATATGAAGCCTTTTGGTTATAATAACGTACCTGAAATTACGCTTGGGCTCAACTTAGGATTTAATTATAAAGGGTTTGATTTTAATGCATTTGTGCAAGGTGTAATGAATCGTACTGTTAATTTGCTAACGACCGCATATAACTATACCCATCCTTTTGTAAATAATAATAATATTACTGTGTTCTCTGCAAATAGCTGGACGCCCGAAACTGCTCAAACGGCAACAACGCCGCGTCTTTCTACATTAAGCAATGCAAATAACAATCAGCCTTCTAATTTTTGGTTACGCAATGGTAATTTTTTCAAACTTAGAAGTATAGAACTAGGTTACACATTACCTCAAAAAGGTGCGTTGAAAAAGTTCAATTCAATAAGACTTTTCGTAAATGGTACCGATCTTTTTACGTTTAATAAAATTGATGGATTGGAACCTGAGAATCTTTCAATGGGGTATCCATTAACGAAGGTGGTGAATTTCGGATTTAATATGAAATTTTAG